In Nilaparvata lugens isolate BPH chromosome 5, ASM1435652v1, whole genome shotgun sequence, the following proteins share a genomic window:
- the LOC111052404 gene encoding uncharacterized protein LOC111052404 gives MSKRRRRNKNKLRNEEQSMTEEEEVSIKKVEEEKVCKKQMARQVKSEVYEENEENISNLTDDCEIAKKSKRRRRKVNTSRSALLIRSDLNGTNQSLFQNDIEQEMHEKEAAALRRKPSEIYNQTCTGKIQSNQFLGSYNKSQDKTEKNNEISSEIPITNSDELELSPILKVPSINNITGYPNSSDSVNLVNNVEVQKTYADKLKESSVKIKEESKLVFILRGVDDSKQSFEISMEDQKKCKKSKSKTKQFKPISPPILESNCESNEDGNLFSMENLVQKNTKRASKNVEPILATSKVENNEPDDKKIPAKDVRENDDPLQHAERDKNVKKRRVKHVSVPDNQIIYSNSKSLGTNIGDNTISAPKVGKEITFKIVGKESDEFDGNINQDDESLLKKPSENNTQQDDSRNKKSKSKKKKRNVSQIETPEVSPVNEGTVNNETIFQSSSEELTGKSEVDYIVPVDSSSSVSQNSSINEEAVSRHSESIKTPKNVDKDERKRGKLKKDKHVKNEIESKKIKMQNSDKNPIPLRDNNQPTCLFTEAAVSTQNYQNSVSSKRDSIIPASGQCETTKYGNSSKTVHNLNSLEIPKYDLFAISEAEKRFAKLLEKEHNNNDSSKVVARESDKFTNSQHSDSLEIPKYDLFAISEAEKRFAKLLDKEHNNNSCNVLATESDKFSNFNPHLDSLGIPKYDLFAIYDAEKRFAKLLESVHNASRNNNNCYNVLTTESDNDSTNDNYTKTTDELHVNCSGDEFGEIPDGTSKIVNPDLQTIFSESFSSRPTTASSCDEKSSAQKMCSWSQVAAKEAKTKTDDSQDHASENQHKNKQQSLEFSKTVRIKVCDRVASRVNISLAEDSEGFVKYVSKREMRKQRSRTSSRSDDEDLSRAVESIQNETLNNIANKSDTEEGTISDSNGSDSIEPSEANTDRITLDSVWINENSERKENYSVRPSEGIETSASDTDDNSGSRINETCRQRKKSKSIIFEPTVIVHTNTSSHSMGIDIKPPSLLSDTSASDTDDNCGSRSSSESRSTSSRKRRKSRGKKRTLDDGSCGGTDLRARPGSTCILDGQPMHLDSKDGAAALGESNNTIPEDNTDKIEDNKSPEESDDTICNQKPNSPRIKELFVMIFMELYLLLIYYATGLGKKKPE, from the exons ATGagtaagagaaggagaaggaataagaataaattgagGAATGAGGAGCAGTCAATGacggaggaagaggaggtgagCATCAAAAAAGTTGAAGAGGAAAAAGTTTGTAAGAAACAAATGGCTAGACAAGTTAAATCGGAGGTTTAtgaagagaatgaagaaaatattaGCAATCTGACAGATGATTGTGAGATTGCTAAGAAAAGTAAACGCAGACGTCGCAAAGTGAATACATCTAGATCCGCATTATTAATAAGATCAGATTTAAATGGCACAAATCAATCTCTTTTCCAGAATGATATTGAACAAGAAATGCATGAGAAGGAAGCAGCTGCTCTTAGAAGAAAGCCAAGTGAGATATACAATCAAACATGTACAGGAAAAatacaatcaaatcaatttttgggTTCATATAATAAAAGTCAggataaaactgagaaaaataacgaaattaGTTCTGAAATACCGATCACCAACTCAGATGAGCTAGAATTGTCACCCATTCTAAAAGTTCCATCCATTAATAATATAACTGGTTATCCAAACAGCAGTGATTCCGTTAACTTAGTAAATAATGTTGAAGTTCAGAAAACTTATGCAGATAAACTCAAAGAATCAAGTGTTAAAATTAAAGAGGAATCAAagcttgtttttattttgagaGGGGTTGATGATTCCAAACAATCTTTTGAGATTTCAATGGAAGATCAGAAGAAATGTAAGAAATCAAAATCTAAGACCAAACAGTTTAAACCAATATCACCACCTATATTAGAATCTAACTGTGAGTCAAATGAAGATGGTAATTTATTTTCGATGGAGAATTTAGTGCAGAAGAATACTAAAAGAGCTTCTAAAAATGTAGAACCTATATTAGCTACAAGTAAAGTGGAAAACAATGAGCCAGATGACAAGAAGATACCTGCCAAAGATGTGAGGGAAAATGATGACCCTCTTCAACATGCAGAAAGAGATAAGAATGTTAAAAAACGTAGAGTGAAACATGTTTCGGTGCCTgacaatcaaataatttattctaacAGTAAATCACTGGGAACAAATATTGGGGATAATACTATTTCGGCACCTAAAGTGGGGAAAGAGATAACGTTTAAGATTGTGGGAAAAGAAAGTGATGAATTCGATGGTAACATAAATCAGGATGATGAATCACTCCTCAAGAAACCAAGTGAAAATAACACACAACAGGATGATAGTAGAAACAAAAAGTCAaaatcaaaaaagaaaaaacgCAATGTTTCACAAATTGAGACACCTGAAGTCTCGCCAGTTAATGAAGGAACCGTGAATAATGAAACTATATTTCAATCAAGTTCAGAAGAGTTGACTGGCAAATCTGAAGTAGACTATATAGTGCCAGTAGATAGTAGTTCCTCTGTTTCTCAAAACTCCAGCATAAATGAGGAAGCAGTCTCAAGGCATTCTGAATCTATTAAAACCCCTAAgaatgttgataaagatgaaagaaaaagaggaaaattgaaaaaggacAAACACGTGAAGAATGAGATTGAatcgaagaaaataaaaatgcagAATTCTGATAAAAATCCAATACCATTAAGGGATAACAATCAGCCAACCTGTCTGTTTACTGAAGCTGCAGTAAGTACTCAAAACTATCAAAATTCAGTATCAAGTAAGAGGGATTCAATTATTCCAGCATCAGGTCAATGTGAAACTACAAAATATGGTAACTCAAGCAAAACTGTTCATAATCTGAATTCCCTTGAAATTCCAAAATATGATTTATTCGCGATATCAGAAGCAGAAAAACGATTTGCCAAATTATTGGAGAAAgaacacaataataatgatagttcTAAAGTTGTAGCTAGAGAATCAGATAAATTCACAAACTCTCAACATTCAGATTCCCTTGAAATCCCAAAATATGATTTGTTTGCAATATCAGAAGCAGAAAAACGATTTGCCAAATTATTGGACAAAgaacacaataataatagttgtaATGTTCTAGCTACAGAATCAGACaaattctcaaatttcaatCCACATTTGGATTCCCTTGGAATTCCAAAATATGATTTGTTTGCAATATATGATGCAGAAAAACGATTTGCCAAGTTGTTGGAAAGTGTGCACAATGCTTcccgaaataataataattgttataatgTTCTAACTACAGAATCAGACAATGATTCAACCAATGATAACTACACCAAAACTACTGATGAACTACATGTTAACTGTTCTGGAGATGAATTTGGGGAAATACCTGATGGAACAAGTAAGATTGTCAATCCAGATCTGCAAACAATATTCTCTGAAAGCTTttccagtaggcctactacagcCAGTAGTTGTGATGAAAAGTCATCTGCACAAAAAATGTGTTCTTGGTCGCAAGTTGCAGCTAAAGAAGCGAAAACAAAAACTGACGACTCACAAGATCATGCATCTGAAAATCAGCACAAGAACAAACAACAATCATTAGAATTTTCGAAAACAGTTAGAATCAAAGTATGTGATAGAGTTGCCTCCAGAGTTAATATTAGTCTTGCTGAGGATTCTGAAGGGTTTGTAAAGTATGTTTCCAAAAGAGAGATGCGTAAACAAAGGTCGAGAACTAGTTCAAGAAGCGATGATGAAGATTTGTCTCGGGCAGTAGAGAGTATTCAAAATGAGACATTAAATAATATCGCCAATAAATCTGATACTGAAGAGGGAACTATAAGTGACTCGAATGGAAGTGACTCAATTGAGCCATCTGAAGCAAACACTGATCGGATTACTTTGGACTCAGTATGGATAAACGAGAATTCGGAAAGAAAGGAAAACTATAGTGTACGACCATCTGAAGGTATTGAGACCTCAGCTAGTGACACTGATGATAACAGTGGTTCAAGAATTAATGAAACGTGTAGACAGAGAAAGAAATCGAAAAGCATTATTTTTGAACCCACAGTGATAGTTCATACAAATACGAGTTCACACAGTATGGGGATTGATATTAAACCACCATCCTTACTTTCTGATACCTCAGCTAGTGACACTGATGATAATTGTGGTTCTAGAAGTAGCAGTGAAAGCCGTTCAACCTCAagtagaaaaaggagaaaatcgAGAGGTAAAAAGAGGACTCTGGATGATGGATCTTGCGGTGGAACTGACTTGAGAGCTAGGCCTGGAAGTACATGTATCTTAGATGGACAACCAATGCATTTGGACAGTAAAGATGGAGCTGCTGCTTTAGGAGAATCCAATAACACCATTCCAGAAGATAACACTGATAAAATAGAG GATAACAAATCACCTGAAGAGAGTGATgatacaatttgtaatcaaaaACCAAATTCTCCAAGAATCAAAGAACTATTTGTTATGATTTTCATGGAGCtctatttattgttgatttattATGCAACTGGCTTAGGGAAGAAGAAAcctgaataa